A region of Panicum virgatum strain AP13 chromosome 8N, P.virgatum_v5, whole genome shotgun sequence DNA encodes the following proteins:
- the LOC120684660 gene encoding disease resistance protein PIK6-NP-like, translated as MEVATGALGTLIPKLGQLLLDEYNLQKGVKKDIKFLSRELESMHAALRSVGEVPREELKEQVKIWARDVRELSYHMEDIVDTFLVRVKGPKPPSKRSAKSFLKKMMGIVTKAKTRHEIGQEIKDIKERVKEVAERRDRYKVDAIKPGKILVDPRITALYTKATDLVGIDEAREELITRLTKGDDMSAQQQRVVSIVGFGGLGKTTLAKAVYDQLRVQFDCTAFVSVSQNPDLNKLLKNMLYELDKQKHANIHSTMLEEKHLIDLAREFLENKRYLIVIDDIWDIKPWGILQCSLLENSLKSIIITTTRILDVAEQIGGCYKLKPLSHESSKKLFHGRIFGSEGKCPGQYFEVSEKILKKCGGVPLAIITTSSLLANKSGDIKEWNDVCGSIGFGLASNPSMDSMRKILLLSYYDLPSHLKACLLYLTIFPEDYKIEKERLILRWIAEDFVHCEDESQSLFELGESYFNELLNRSLIQVADKHYFNDNIIVSCRVHDMVLELICSLSREESFVTTVLGDSRQSMPSSGSTVRRLSLQNTTWPKLEMSKLRSVTIFSLTITNMMPSLSCCHLLRVLDLEDCNLKEHPSLRFVVNLFHLRYLSLAGTGYSGELPVEVVKLQFLETLRLRGTEIEELPSSIVGLTQLMFLSVGDRTSLPNGLRYLASLESLVVERLESACIAEELGHLTQLRTLGVKLTRDKEGGWDENMCTALVGSLGKLHKIQYLLVCSNYVALNLDGSVESLGNLSYLYIDTTTSLPTWIRPAILLHLSFLEIMVVQVRREDIQILGRLQALRYLYLRVSGDTQVLERFMGSPDSFPCAIKCRFYNLSMLPSTFPPGAMPRLEDFRFCIELEDFSRGEFTADDLALGHLPSLRNVEVGLCGEENVSQEVVAKVKEKLRHEADGHPNHPSLYVSAEILYQ; from the exons ATGGAGGTTGCAACGGGAGCACTGGGCACCCTGATCCCCAAGCTCGGCCAGCTCCTCCTGGATGAGTACAACCTGCAGAAGGGCGTCAAGAAGGACATCAAGTTCCTTTCAAGGGAGCTGGAGAGTATGCATGCAGCCCTCCGCAGTGTTGGCGAGGTTCCACGAGAGGAACTCAAAGAGCAGGTCAAGATCTGGGCGCGCGATGTCAGGGAGCTGTCCTACCACATGGAGGACATCGTCGACACCTTCCTAGTGCGCGTCAAGGGCCCTAAGCCCCCTAGCAAAAGGAGTGCCAAGAGTTtcttgaagaagatgatgggtaTTGTCACAAAGGCTAAAACTCGCCATGAGATCGGGCAAGAGATCAAGGACATCAAGGAGCGTGTCAAGGAGGTGGCCGAGCGACGCGATAG GTACAAGGTTGATGCTATTAAACCTGGCAAAATATTGGTTGACCCTCGCATAACAGCTCTATACACTAAGGCTACAGATCTTGTTGGCATTGATGAGGCAAGAGAAGAACTAATCACGAGGTTGACAAAGGGAGATGACATGTCTGCGCAGCAGCAAAGGGTAGTATCTATAGTTGGTTTTGGAGGATTAGGCAAGACAACACTTGCCAAAGCTGTGTATGACCAGCTCAGAGTGCAATTTGATTGCACGGCTTTTGTTTCAGTCTCTCAAAATCCTGACTTGAACAAACTTCTCAAGAATATGTTGTATGAACTTGATAAGCAGAAACATGCCAACATTCATAGCACAATGTTGGAAGAAAAGCATCTCATCGACCTAGCCCGGGAATTCCTCGAAAATAAAAG GTACCTCATTGTCATCGATGATATATGGGATATAAAACCGTGGGGGATATTACAGTGTTCCCTACTTGAGAATAGCCTGAAAAGCATAATAATCACAACTACTCGCATACTTGATGTTGCTGAGCAAATTGGCGGTTGCTATAAGCTCAAACCTCTATCTCATGAGAGCTCTAAAAAGCTATTCCATGGAAGAATATTCGGCTCCGAAGGCAAATGCCCTGGACAATATTTTGAGGTATCTGAAAAGATTTTGAAGAAATGTGGAGGTGTGCCATTGGCTATCATTACTACATCTAGCTTGCTAGCTAACAAATCAGGAGATATAAAAGAGTGGAATGATGTCTGTGGCTCTATTGGGTTCGGACTTGCAAGCAATCCTAGTATGGATAGTATGAGGAAGATATTGTTGCTTAGTTATTATGATCTACCTTCTCATTTGAAGGCATGCTTATTATATCTTACTATATTTCCTGAAGATTATAAGATTGAGAAAGAACGGTTGATATTGAGGTGGATAGCTGAGGATTTTGTCCATTGTGAAGATGAGAGTCAAAGTTTATTTGAGCTTGGAGAGAGTTACTTCAATGAGCTTCTAAATAGAAGCCTGATTCAGGTAGCAGATAAGCATTATTTCAATGATAATATCATTGTATCTTGCCGTGTGCATGATATGGTACTTGAACTCATTTGCTCCTTGTCAAGAGAAGAAAGTTTTGTTACCACGGTATTAGGAGATAGTAGGCAAAGCATGCCTTCTTCTGGAAGCACGGTTCGCAGGTTATCTCTCCAGAATACAACTTGGCCTAAACTGGAAATGTCAAAATTGAGGTCTGTTACTATCTTCAGTCTCACTATAACTAATATGATGCCATCCCTTTCGTGTTGTCATCTTCTACGTGTGTTGGATCTAGAAGATTGCAATCTCAAGGAACATCCAAGTTTGAGGTTTGTTGTGAATTTATTTCACTTAAGGTATCTAAGTCTAGCAGGTACTGGATATTCTGGTGAGCTGCCAGTGGAGGTAGTGAAGCTACAGTTTTTGGAGACATTGCGCTTACGTGGAACAGAAATAGAAGAACTACCGTCAAGTATTGTAGGCCTAACACAGTTGATGTTCCTATCTGTTGGCGACCGTACAAGTCTGCCGAATGGGTTGAGGTACCTAGCATCCCTAGAAAGCCTAGTTGTTGAGAGGCTGGAATCTGCGTGCATTGCGGAAGAGCTAGGCCATCTGACGCAACTGAGAACCCTTGGAGTGAAACTCACAAGAGACAAGGAAGGGGGATGGGATGAAAACATGTGTACAGCTTTGGTGGGATCTCTTGGTAAATTGCACAAAATCCAATATCTTTTGGTATGCTCAAATTACGTGGCACTCAATCTGGATGGCTCGGTGGAGTCCCTGGGCAACCTGAGCTATCTATATATTGATACAACCACTTCCTTGCCAACATGGATTCGCCCTGCAATATTATTGCATCTCTCCTTCCTAGAGATAATGGTGGTTCAAGTGAGAAGAGAGGACATCCAAATCCTTGGGAGGCTCCAGGCTCTTCGTTATCTTTATTTAAGAGTGTCTGGCGACACACAAGTGCTGGAAAGGTTCATGGGTAGCCCTGACTCTTTCCCATGTGCAATAAAATGTAGATTCTATAACTTGTCAATGCTTCCATCTACCTTCCCACCTGGAGCTATGCCCAGACTTGAAGATTTTAGATTTTGCATCGAACTGGAGGATTTCTCGCGAGGTGAATTTACTGCTGACGACCTGGCCTTGGGCCACCTACCCTCCCTTCGGAATGTGGAGGTTGGCCTCTGTGGAGAAGAGAATGTCAGCCAAGAGGTGGTAGCCAAAGTGAAAGAGAAGCTAAGGCACGAGGCTGATGGCCACCCCAACCACCCCTCCCTTTATGTTTCAGCTGAAATCTTATACCAATAA